In Pseudochaenichthys georgianus unplaced genomic scaffold, fPseGeo1.2 scaffold_690_arrow_ctg1, whole genome shotgun sequence, a single genomic region encodes these proteins:
- the LOC117443855 gene encoding gastrula zinc finger protein XlCGF57.1-like produces VQQLVVKEEVPPEQQEWSSSLDQENPEPPPDIKEEQEELWSSQEGEQLQGLEEGDITKSTFTPDPVKSEDDEEKPQSSQLHQRQTEHMETEADGEDCGGPEPARSSDPERHLQPETEDNPGDSSEPETEDNPGDFSEDTEDSASWRETGEPQSGSNSQENNQNPVSNSRCSAGEKRYRCSQCEKIVSRKSSLNIHMRIHTGEKPYSCSVCTKSFTRRSSLKYHMAVHTGEKPFSCSVCEKCFTARSSLKTHMRVHTGEKPYSCSVCKKYFKCTGHLDSHLKTHTGDKPYSCSVCKKYFTLKGHLTIHMRVHTGEKPYGCSVCEKSFTQVNSLTKHMRLHTGEKPDSYSVIKNHLQNM; encoded by the coding sequence acgtccagcagctggtggttaaagaagaggttCCCCCTGAGCAGCAGGAGTGGAGctccagtctggaccaggagaacccagagccccccccagacattaaagaggaacaggaggaactttggagcagtcaggagggagagcagcttcaagggctggaggagggagatatcaccaagtccacattcactcctgaccctgtgaagagtgaagatgatgaagagaaacctcagtcctctcagcttcatcaaagacaaactgaacacatggaaacagaagctgatggagaggactgtggaggaccagaaccagccaggagctcagatccagagagacatttacaacCAGAGACTGAGGACAACCCTGGCGACTCTTCTGAACCAGAGACTGAGGACAACCCTGGAGACTTTTCTGaagacactgaagacagtgctagtTGGAGGGAGACCGGAGAACCTCAGTCAGGTTCAAACTCTCAGGAAAATAATCAAAACCCTGTCAGCAATTCAAGGTGTAGTGCTGGAGAGAAGCGCTATAGATGCTCTCAGTGTGAGAAAATTGTTTCCCGCAAGTCAAGTCTGAAtatacacatgagaatccacacaggagagaaaccatacagctgctcagtctgtacgAAATCTTTTACAAGGAGATCTAGTTTAAAGTACCACATGGCAGTTCATactggagagaaaccattcagctgttcagtctgtgagaaatgttttaCAGCGAGATCTAGTTTAAAGACCCACATGAGAGTTCATACaggagagaagccatacagctgctcagtctgtaagaaatattttaaatgtactgGACATTTAGATTCACACCTTAAAACCCATACAGGAGACAAACcatacagctgctcagtctgtaagaaatatTTTACACTAAAGGGACATTTAACAATTCACATGAGAgttcacacaggagagaaaccatatggctgctcagtctgtgagaAATCATTTACACAGGTTAACAGTTTAACTAAACACATGAGACTTcatacaggagagaaaccagacAGTTACTCAGTTATAAaaaatcatttacaaaatatgTAG